One genomic region from Streptomyces sp. NBC_01431 encodes:
- a CDS encoding aldo/keto reductase: MSLTLDSYRLLGRSGLRVSPLALGAATFGTEWGWGAERDEARKLFDLYVERGGNFIDTAVTYTKGSSERLLGEFTRDNRESLVLATKYTTLRRPGDPNSGGPHRKNLIASVEASLRQLNTDYIDLLYLHMWDFTTPVEEILRGMDDLVRQGKVLYLAMSNVPAWQVSRMQAITDLRGWSPLVALQIEYSLIERTGDRDLIPMAREMGLGVTPYSPLGGGILTGKYSRDDLTTTNAASADGTRKNVTIAGGALTERNFAIVDVVKELATELGRTPAQVALAWTLRNPAVTAPIIGARTLTQLEDNLGALEVDLTASQLARLDAASAIGLGVPHDLLGGDFGRTLTRGDLKVETRR; encoded by the coding sequence ATGTCGCTCACCCTCGACAGCTATCGACTGCTCGGCCGCTCCGGACTGCGGGTCTCACCGCTGGCGCTGGGCGCGGCGACCTTCGGCACCGAGTGGGGCTGGGGCGCCGAGCGGGACGAGGCGCGCAAGCTGTTCGACCTCTATGTCGAGCGCGGCGGCAACTTCATCGACACCGCCGTTACGTACACCAAGGGGAGTTCCGAGCGCCTGCTGGGCGAATTCACCCGCGACAACCGCGAGAGCCTGGTCCTTGCGACGAAATACACGACGCTGCGTCGGCCAGGGGATCCGAATTCCGGGGGACCTCACCGCAAGAACCTGATCGCTTCGGTGGAAGCCAGTCTGCGACAGCTGAATACGGACTACATCGATCTGCTCTATCTGCACATGTGGGATTTCACGACGCCGGTCGAGGAGATCCTGCGCGGCATGGACGATCTGGTCCGGCAGGGCAAGGTCTTGTACTTGGCGATGTCCAACGTCCCGGCCTGGCAGGTGTCGCGCATGCAGGCAATCACCGACCTGCGCGGCTGGTCGCCGCTGGTCGCGCTACAGATCGAGTACAGCCTGATCGAGCGTACCGGAGACCGTGACCTGATCCCCATGGCACGCGAGATGGGGCTGGGGGTGACGCCGTACTCACCGCTGGGCGGCGGCATACTCACCGGCAAGTACAGCCGCGACGACCTGACCACGACGAACGCCGCATCCGCCGACGGCACCCGCAAGAACGTCACCATCGCCGGCGGCGCGCTCACCGAACGCAACTTCGCCATCGTGGACGTCGTGAAGGAACTCGCCACGGAACTGGGCCGTACACCCGCCCAGGTCGCTCTGGCCTGGACCCTGCGGAATCCGGCTGTGACGGCACCGATCATCGGTGCCCGCACCCTCACGCAGCTGGAGGACAATCTGGGCGCCCTGGAGGTCGACCTCACCGCCTCCCAGCTGGCCCGCCTCGACGCGGCCAGCGCCATCGGACTCGGCGTCCCGCACGACCTGCTCGGCGGCGACTTCGGCCGCACACTGACCCGCGGCGACCTGAAGGTCGAAACCCGCCGCTGA
- a CDS encoding SRPBCC family protein, with amino-acid sequence MDQPEFGYSIYIRTTPERLYEALTDAEFAQLYFGGWGPRSDWRPGSSVLWKMGPDGAYEDLGQTVTEAVPGRRLAYTWHRILPMHRQLFDTDEEFEAARAEQSRVAFDIEPAAPASLGVKLTVTHDGFDSPDSEMLNGVSEGWVMILSSLKTLLEQEDRIP; translated from the coding sequence ATGGATCAGCCCGAGTTCGGGTACTCGATCTACATCCGGACCACACCCGAACGGCTCTACGAGGCCCTGACCGACGCCGAGTTCGCTCAGCTGTACTTCGGCGGCTGGGGGCCCAGGTCCGACTGGCGGCCGGGCTCTTCGGTGCTGTGGAAGATGGGGCCGGACGGCGCGTACGAGGATCTCGGCCAGACGGTGACCGAGGCGGTGCCGGGCCGACGGCTCGCGTACACCTGGCACCGGATTCTTCCGATGCACCGTCAACTCTTCGATACGGACGAGGAGTTCGAGGCAGCACGGGCGGAGCAGTCGCGGGTCGCCTTCGACATCGAACCGGCCGCCCCCGCCTCGCTCGGGGTGAAACTGACGGTCACTCACGACGGCTTCGACAGCCCGGACAGCGAGATGCTGAACGGTGTCAGCGAAGGCTGGGTGATGATCCTCTCCTCACTCAAGACGCTGCTCGAACAAGAGGACCGCATCCCCTAA
- a CDS encoding DUF6879 family protein, with translation MTLRFIGTTSDDGDCPTLYEVEGTGDILVQGERVTDPEHLVQLRDVKESETFVTVPRDLLTRFAPRAVTNDMIPFPQVAHMFTDFKHTAWRLETRSGYASDRRGEKWQRWQAGERIADEPFDAWRTNVRKQTEQGKRFERVRLVDEPATEGQQYLLASGLGNVAAGEDIRNLPRSEASRLGLPDWDFWLFDSRTLVRFVFDDEDNTLGVIISEDPAEVLAACQTRDKAWHYATRTEEFQRQVRSIV, from the coding sequence ATGACGCTCAGGTTCATCGGCACCACCAGCGACGACGGCGACTGCCCCACGCTGTACGAAGTCGAGGGGACCGGAGACATCCTCGTACAAGGCGAGCGAGTCACCGACCCCGAGCACCTGGTCCAGCTGCGCGACGTGAAGGAATCGGAGACCTTCGTCACCGTGCCTCGTGACCTACTCACTCGGTTCGCTCCCCGCGCGGTGACGAATGACATGATCCCGTTCCCCCAAGTGGCCCACATGTTCACCGACTTCAAGCACACGGCCTGGCGCTTGGAGACGCGAAGCGGCTACGCCTCCGACCGCAGGGGCGAAAAGTGGCAGCGCTGGCAGGCCGGCGAACGCATCGCCGATGAGCCCTTCGACGCCTGGCGCACCAACGTGCGCAAGCAGACGGAGCAGGGGAAACGCTTCGAGCGCGTCCGGCTCGTCGACGAGCCGGCCACCGAGGGGCAGCAGTACCTCCTGGCCTCCGGACTCGGGAACGTCGCAGCCGGCGAGGACATCCGCAACCTGCCCCGGTCGGAAGCCAGTCGCCTCGGACTGCCCGACTGGGACTTCTGGCTCTTCGATTCCCGCACTCTGGTCCGTTTCGTCTTCGACGACGAGGACAACACCCTCGGCGTGATCATTAGCGAAGATCCCGCCGAGGTCCTTGCCGCCTGCCAGACGCGCGACAAGGCATGGCACTACGCGACCCGTACCGAGGAGTTCCAGAGGCAGGTACGTTCCATCGTGTGA
- a CDS encoding AMP-binding protein, which translates to MTTLSYAHGVSDTPLLGETIGAHLDRVIEAHGAHEALVDVPSGRRWTYGQFGADVSQLACALLVSGVAKGDRVGIWAVNCPEWILLQFATARIGAVLVNINPAYRVHELAYVLRQSAVSVLFASLSHKTSDYRAMVEQVRGECPALRRTVFIGDPGWDTLMATGTTHPGKGLEAREAELSCDDPVNIQYTSGTTGFPKGATLSHHNILNNGYFIGELLRYTEADRICVPVPFYHCFGMVLCNLAALTHGSCVVIPAPSFEPASTLRAVEQERCTSLYGVPTMFIAELNLPGFASYDLSSLRTGIMAGSPCPAEVMKRVVAEMHMAEVSICYGMTETSPVSTQTRTDDDLERRTGTVGRVMPHVEVKVVDPTTGVTVPRGEPGELCTRGYSVMLGYWDEPERTAETIDAGRWMHTGDLAVMREDGYVEIVGRIKDMIIRGGENVYPREIEEFLYGHPKIADVQVVGIPDEKYGEEILACVIPRDPADPPTLDEVTAYCREQLAHFKIPRHLRILEAFPMTVSGKVRKVELRETYGDA; encoded by the coding sequence ATGACGACCCTGTCCTACGCCCACGGTGTGAGCGACACCCCCCTGCTCGGCGAGACGATCGGCGCCCACCTGGACCGGGTGATCGAGGCGCACGGCGCGCACGAGGCGCTGGTCGACGTACCCTCCGGGCGGCGCTGGACGTACGGCCAATTCGGCGCGGACGTGAGCCAGTTGGCGTGCGCGCTGCTCGTGAGCGGGGTCGCGAAGGGCGACCGGGTGGGCATCTGGGCGGTGAACTGCCCGGAGTGGATCCTGCTCCAGTTCGCGACCGCGCGGATCGGCGCCGTCCTGGTGAACATCAACCCCGCGTACCGGGTCCACGAGTTGGCGTACGTACTGCGTCAGTCCGCGGTCTCGGTGCTCTTCGCGTCGCTGTCCCACAAGACGAGCGACTATCGGGCGATGGTGGAGCAGGTCCGGGGCGAGTGCCCGGCGCTGCGCCGGACGGTCTTCATCGGCGACCCCGGCTGGGACACCCTGATGGCGACCGGAACCACCCATCCCGGTAAGGGACTTGAGGCGCGCGAGGCGGAACTGTCCTGCGACGACCCGGTCAACATCCAGTACACCTCGGGCACCACCGGCTTCCCGAAGGGTGCCACCCTCTCGCACCACAACATCCTCAACAACGGTTATTTCATTGGTGAGTTGCTCCGCTACACCGAGGCCGACCGGATCTGTGTCCCGGTCCCCTTCTACCACTGTTTCGGCATGGTGCTCTGCAATCTGGCGGCCCTTACGCACGGCTCCTGCGTGGTGATCCCGGCGCCGTCCTTCGAGCCCGCCTCGACGCTGCGCGCCGTGGAGCAGGAGCGTTGCACCTCGCTGTACGGGGTGCCGACGATGTTCATCGCGGAGCTGAACCTCCCCGGCTTCGCCTCGTACGACCTCTCCTCGCTGCGTACCGGGATCATGGCGGGCTCGCCGTGCCCCGCGGAAGTGATGAAGCGGGTGGTCGCCGAGATGCACATGGCCGAGGTGTCCATCTGCTACGGCATGACCGAGACGTCGCCGGTCTCCACCCAGACCCGCACGGACGACGACCTGGAGCGGCGCACCGGCACCGTCGGCCGGGTCATGCCGCACGTCGAGGTGAAGGTCGTCGACCCCACGACCGGCGTCACCGTCCCGCGCGGTGAGCCGGGCGAGCTGTGCACCCGCGGCTACAGCGTGATGCTGGGCTACTGGGACGAGCCGGAGCGTACCGCCGAGACGATCGACGCGGGGCGCTGGATGCACACCGGCGACCTCGCGGTGATGCGCGAGGACGGGTACGTCGAGATCGTCGGCCGCATCAAGGACATGATCATCCGCGGCGGCGAGAACGTGTACCCGCGCGAGATCGAGGAGTTCCTGTACGGACACCCCAAGATCGCGGACGTCCAGGTGGTTGGCATCCCCGACGAGAAGTACGGCGAGGAGATCCTGGCCTGCGTCATCCCGCGCGACCCGGCCGATCCGCCCACCCTGGACGAGGTGACCGCGTACTGCCGCGAGCAGCTCGCGCACTTCAAGATTCCGCGCCATCTGCGGATCCTTGAGGCCTTTCCCATGACGGTCAGCGGCAAGGTGCGCAAGGTAGAGCTGCGAGAGACGTACGGCGACGCCTGA
- the gcl gene encoding glyoxylate carboligase, with amino-acid sequence MTAARAAVEILKLEGVSHAFGVPGAAINPFYRALKEGGGIDHTLARHVEGASHMAEGYTRSNPGNIGVCIGTSGPAGTDMITGLYSAIGDSIPILCITGQAPVAVIHKEDFQAVDIASIAKPVTKAATTVLEAAQVPGVFQQAFHLMRSGRPGPVLIDLPIDVQLTEIDFDPDTYQPLPVYKPAATRAQIEKAISFLLESERPLIVAGGGIINADASDLLVEFAEITNTPVIPTLMGWGTIADDHELNAGMVGLQTSHRYGNATFLESDFVLGIGNRWANRHTGYKLDVYTKDRKFVHVDIEPTQIGKIFAPDYGIASDAKAALELFVEVAKELKTAGKLPDRSAWVASHLERKSTLQRRTHFDNVPMKPQRVYEEMNRAFGPETRYVTTIGLSQIAGAQMLHVYKPRNWINCGQAGPLGWTIPAALGAATADPETPVVALSGDYDFQFMLEELAVGAQHKIPYVHVLVNNAYLGLIRQAQIGLDINFQVNLEFENINSPELGVYGVDHIKVVEGLGCKAIRVTEPDQLLPAFEEAKKLAAEFRVPVVVEAILERVTNISMSRTNDISDISEFEELATEPGHAPTAIRPLTAS; translated from the coding sequence ATGACCGCTGCCCGAGCGGCAGTTGAGATCCTCAAGCTCGAAGGCGTCAGCCACGCCTTCGGCGTGCCGGGCGCGGCGATCAACCCCTTCTACCGGGCGCTCAAGGAGGGCGGTGGCATCGACCACACGCTCGCCCGCCACGTCGAAGGCGCCTCCCACATGGCGGAGGGGTACACGCGCTCCAACCCGGGCAACATCGGTGTCTGCATCGGTACGTCGGGCCCCGCGGGCACCGACATGATCACCGGGCTCTACTCCGCGATCGGCGACTCGATCCCGATCCTGTGCATCACCGGCCAGGCTCCGGTCGCGGTGATCCACAAGGAGGACTTCCAGGCCGTCGACATCGCCTCGATCGCGAAGCCGGTCACGAAGGCCGCGACGACCGTCCTGGAGGCCGCCCAGGTCCCCGGCGTCTTCCAGCAGGCCTTCCATCTGATGCGCTCCGGCCGTCCCGGCCCGGTCCTCATCGACCTGCCGATCGACGTCCAGCTCACCGAGATCGACTTCGACCCGGACACCTACCAGCCGCTGCCGGTCTACAAGCCGGCCGCGACCCGGGCCCAGATCGAGAAGGCCATCTCCTTCCTCCTGGAGTCCGAGCGCCCGCTGATCGTCGCCGGTGGCGGCATCATCAACGCGGACGCCTCCGACCTCCTGGTCGAGTTCGCCGAGATCACCAACACGCCCGTCATCCCCACCCTCATGGGCTGGGGCACCATCGCGGACGACCACGAGCTGAACGCGGGCATGGTCGGCCTGCAGACCTCGCACCGCTACGGCAACGCGACGTTCCTGGAGTCGGACTTCGTCCTCGGCATCGGCAACCGCTGGGCCAACCGCCACACCGGCTACAAGCTCGACGTCTACACCAAGGACCGCAAGTTCGTCCACGTCGACATCGAGCCCACCCAGATCGGCAAGATCTTCGCCCCGGACTACGGCATCGCCTCCGACGCGAAGGCCGCCCTGGAGCTGTTCGTGGAGGTCGCCAAGGAGCTGAAGACCGCGGGCAAGCTCCCCGACCGCTCCGCCTGGGTCGCCTCCCACCTGGAGCGCAAGTCCACGCTCCAGCGCCGTACGCACTTCGACAACGTGCCGATGAAGCCGCAGCGGGTCTACGAGGAGATGAACAGGGCCTTCGGCCCGGAGACGCGCTACGTCACCACCATCGGCCTCTCCCAGATCGCCGGCGCGCAGATGCTGCACGTCTACAAGCCGCGCAACTGGATCAACTGCGGCCAGGCGGGCCCGCTCGGCTGGACCATCCCGGCCGCGCTCGGTGCCGCCACCGCCGACCCGGAGACCCCCGTCGTCGCCCTCTCTGGCGACTACGACTTCCAGTTCATGCTGGAGGAGCTGGCGGTCGGCGCTCAGCACAAGATCCCGTACGTCCATGTTCTCGTGAACAACGCCTACCTGGGCCTGATCCGTCAGGCGCAGATCGGCCTGGACATCAACTTCCAGGTCAACCTGGAGTTCGAGAACATCAACTCCCCGGAGCTGGGCGTCTACGGCGTCGACCACATCAAGGTCGTCGAGGGCCTGGGCTGCAAGGCGATCCGTGTCACCGAGCCGGACCAGCTGCTGCCCGCGTTCGAGGAGGCCAAGAAGCTGGCCGCGGAGTTCCGCGTCCCGGTCGTCGTCGAGGCGATCCTGGAGCGGGTCACCAACATCTCGATGAGCCGCACCAACGACATCAGCGACATCAGCGAGTTCGAGGAGCTGGCCACCGAGCCGGGCCACGCCCCGACGGCGATCCGTCCACTGACGGCTTCCTGA
- a CDS encoding helix-turn-helix transcriptional regulator, protein MTTRTVDTTQELAAFLRTRRERLDPRDFGLPSRRQARRTPGLRREEVAELAGVSTDYVVRLEQGRGLRPSADVVEALARALRLAPDERAYLFNLAQQRPRNAGKAATTAAPQLARLVTDLSPLPAMLMNHRYDILAWNSEMTRLLLDFGTLPPSQRNAMWLCLMHPEIREFYVDRERVVREGIAHLRAAWAAHPQDQALTDRIAEFATADEEFARLWAERDIKVNGRGRKVLRHPDLGVIAVDFEVLVPLQDPDQRLVIYRAADPESQSALDRVH, encoded by the coding sequence ATGACGACCCGCACCGTCGATACGACACAGGAGCTGGCCGCGTTCCTGCGGACCCGGCGCGAACGTTTGGACCCGCGCGATTTCGGTCTGCCATCGCGGCGGCAGGCCCGGCGGACCCCGGGATTGCGCCGCGAAGAGGTCGCCGAACTGGCCGGTGTCAGCACCGACTACGTCGTACGGCTGGAACAGGGCCGAGGGTTGCGGCCCTCGGCGGACGTGGTGGAGGCGCTGGCCCGAGCGCTGCGCCTGGCCCCCGACGAACGCGCCTACCTCTTCAACCTGGCCCAGCAGCGCCCCCGCAACGCGGGCAAGGCCGCCACCACCGCGGCGCCGCAGCTGGCCCGGCTGGTCACCGACCTGTCGCCGCTGCCGGCCATGCTGATGAACCACCGCTACGACATCCTGGCCTGGAACAGCGAAATGACCAGGCTGCTACTGGATTTCGGCACCCTGCCGCCGTCGCAGCGCAATGCGATGTGGCTGTGCCTGATGCATCCGGAGATACGTGAGTTCTACGTGGACCGCGAACGGGTCGTACGTGAGGGGATCGCCCACCTTCGCGCCGCGTGGGCCGCACATCCGCAGGATCAGGCGTTGACCGACCGCATCGCTGAATTCGCCACTGCTGACGAGGAGTTCGCCCGATTGTGGGCCGAGCGCGACATCAAGGTCAACGGCCGCGGGCGCAAGGTGCTGCGGCATCCCGACCTCGGTGTCATCGCAGTGGATTTCGAGGTGCTTGTGCCACTTCAGGACCCGGATCAGAGGTTGGTGATCTACCGCGCCGCGGACCCCGAGAGCCAGTCGGCGCTGGACCGGGTGCATTAG
- a CDS encoding helix-turn-helix domain-containing protein gives MTTDFQNARIALGARLRELRTAAGLDGKGIAEQLGWQRSKVSRLELGKQTPTPGDLGAWAQAVGRPELTGELTGRLSGVETKYRSWRRQLATGHRARQELAIAETADTKAIRGLEVARIPGLFQTPDYARATFAANSRFRQVVKDIDDAVRTRMRRQQALYEPGKSFRFLVWEAALYVRMCSREIHAAQLDRLVSLIGLDTIELGIVPLGAQLRRTPAHGFWIYDRRLVIVETIDTEMWLDDEDSIRLYERAWDWLAESAVYGPQAHRVIARARASLDTT, from the coding sequence GTGACGACGGACTTCCAGAACGCGAGGATCGCCTTGGGTGCGCGGCTACGTGAGCTGCGCACTGCGGCTGGCCTCGACGGGAAAGGCATCGCGGAACAGCTCGGCTGGCAGCGCTCCAAGGTGTCCCGCCTGGAGTTAGGGAAGCAGACCCCTACTCCAGGTGATCTCGGTGCTTGGGCGCAGGCCGTCGGCCGGCCGGAGCTGACGGGCGAGCTGACCGGACGCCTGTCGGGGGTGGAGACGAAGTACCGGTCATGGCGCCGACAACTGGCAACCGGGCACCGCGCCAGGCAGGAGCTGGCCATCGCGGAGACGGCGGACACCAAGGCCATCCGCGGCCTGGAAGTCGCCCGTATCCCGGGCCTGTTCCAGACACCGGACTACGCTCGCGCCACCTTCGCGGCGAACTCCCGGTTCCGGCAGGTCGTCAAGGACATCGACGACGCCGTGCGGACGCGGATGCGCCGCCAGCAGGCCCTGTACGAACCGGGCAAGAGCTTTCGCTTCCTCGTGTGGGAGGCCGCCTTGTACGTGCGGATGTGCTCGCGCGAGATTCACGCAGCTCAACTGGACCGGCTCGTCAGCCTCATCGGCCTCGACACCATCGAGCTCGGCATCGTGCCGCTCGGCGCACAGCTGCGGCGCACCCCTGCGCACGGATTCTGGATCTACGACCGGCGTCTCGTGATCGTCGAGACGATCGACACAGAGATGTGGCTCGACGACGAGGACTCGATTCGCCTGTACGAGCGCGCGTGGGACTGGCTGGCCGAGTCTGCCGTGTACGGCCCACAGGCGCACCGCGTCATCGCGCGCGCCAGGGCATCTCTCGACACCACCTGA
- a CDS encoding catalase: MSKRVLTTESGAPVADNQNSATAGVGGPILLQDQHLLEKLARFNRERIPERVVHARGSGAYGYFEVTDDVTGFTKANFLGEVGKRTETFIRFSTVADSLGGADAVRDPRGFALKFYTEEGNYDLVGNNTPVFFIKDPIKFPDFIHSQKRDPFTGKQEPDNVWDFWAHAPEATHQITWLMGDRGIPASYRHMNGYGSHTYQWTNAQGEAFFVKYHFKTNQGIRSLSAEQAAETVGKDANSHQTDLLQAIERGVNPSWTLYVQIMPAAEAADYRFNPFDLTKVWPHSDYPLQRVGRLVLDRNPDNVFAEVEQAAFSPNNFVPGIGPSPDKMLQGRLFAYADAHRYRLGVNHTQLPVNAPKAVSGGSADNYGRDGLMATRNGRRTDKNYEPNSYAGPAQTDAALSAPLAIHGYTGTHAAPAHVKDDDFFQAGELYRLMSDDEKARLIANIAGGLSQVTRDDVIEKNLAHFHAADADYGKRVEEAVRALRED, encoded by the coding sequence ATGTCGAAGCGCGTGCTTACGACCGAGTCCGGCGCCCCCGTCGCCGACAACCAGAACTCCGCCACCGCCGGCGTCGGTGGCCCCATCCTGCTCCAGGACCAGCACCTCCTTGAGAAGCTCGCGCGCTTCAACCGTGAGCGCATCCCGGAGCGCGTGGTGCACGCCCGCGGCTCCGGCGCGTACGGCTACTTCGAGGTGACGGATGACGTCACCGGCTTCACGAAGGCCAACTTCCTCGGCGAGGTGGGCAAGCGGACCGAGACGTTCATCCGCTTCTCCACCGTGGCCGACTCGCTCGGCGGCGCGGACGCGGTGCGCGACCCGCGCGGCTTCGCCCTGAAGTTCTACACCGAAGAGGGCAACTACGACCTCGTCGGCAACAACACCCCGGTGTTCTTCATCAAGGACCCGATCAAGTTCCCCGACTTCATCCACTCCCAGAAGCGCGACCCCTTCACGGGCAAGCAGGAGCCGGACAACGTCTGGGACTTCTGGGCGCACGCCCCCGAGGCCACCCACCAGATCACCTGGCTCATGGGCGACCGCGGCATCCCGGCCTCGTACCGTCACATGAACGGCTACGGCTCGCACACCTACCAGTGGACGAACGCGCAGGGCGAGGCCTTCTTCGTCAAGTACCACTTCAAGACCAACCAGGGCATCCGCTCGCTCTCCGCCGAGCAGGCTGCCGAGACGGTCGGCAAGGACGCCAACAGCCACCAGACGGACCTGCTCCAGGCCATCGAGCGCGGCGTGAACCCGTCCTGGACGCTGTACGTCCAGATCATGCCCGCCGCCGAGGCCGCGGACTACCGCTTCAACCCGTTCGACCTCACCAAGGTGTGGCCGCACAGCGACTACCCGCTGCAGCGCGTGGGCCGTCTGGTCCTGGACCGCAACCCCGACAACGTCTTCGCCGAGGTCGAGCAGGCCGCCTTCTCCCCGAACAACTTCGTTCCGGGCATCGGCCCCTCGCCCGACAAGATGCTCCAGGGCCGCCTGTTCGCCTACGCCGACGCGCACCGCTACCGCCTGGGCGTCAACCACACCCAGCTCCCGGTCAACGCACCGAAGGCTGTTTCTGGGGGGAGTGCCGACAACTACGGCCGCGACGGGCTGATGGCGACCCGCAACGGCCGCCGTACCGACAAGAACTACGAGCCCAACTCGTACGCGGGTCCCGCCCAGACCGACGCGGCCCTGTCGGCCCCGCTCGCGATCCACGGCTACACGGGCACGCACGCCGCCCCGGCCCACGTGAAGGACGACGACTTCTTCCAGGCGGGCGAGCTCTACCGCCTGATGTCGGACGACGAGAAGGCCCGTCTCATCGCGAACATCGCCGGCGGCCTCTCGCAGGTCACCCGCGACGACGTCATCGAGAAGAACCTGGCCCACTTCCACGCCGCCGACGCCGACTACGGCAAGCGCGTCGAGGAGGCCGTCCGCGCCCTGCGCGAGGACTAG
- a CDS encoding 2-hydroxy-3-oxopropionate reductase, translating to MSNLPKIAWVGLGIMGSPMSENLIKAGYSVTGFTLEQDKLDRLAAAGGTVAGSIAEAVKDADVIITMVPASPQVEAISYGEAGILANAGRGALIIDMSSITPQTSVDLAKNAAEKGIRVLDAPVSGGEAGAIEAVLSIMVGGEQADFDEALPILQALGKTIVLCGPHGSGQTVKAANQLIVAVNIQACAEAVVFLEKSGVNLTAALDVLNGGLAGSTVLTRKKDNFLNRDFKPGFRIDLHHKDMGIVTDAARNVGAALPVGAVVAQLVASLRAQGDGGLDHSALLRAVERLSGSQV from the coding sequence ATGAGCAACCTCCCCAAGATCGCATGGGTCGGCCTCGGAATCATGGGCTCCCCCATGTCCGAGAACCTGATCAAGGCCGGCTACTCGGTCACCGGGTTCACCCTGGAGCAGGACAAGCTGGACCGCCTCGCGGCGGCCGGCGGCACCGTGGCGGGCTCGATCGCCGAGGCGGTCAAGGACGCCGACGTCATCATCACGATGGTCCCGGCATCCCCGCAGGTGGAGGCCATCTCGTACGGTGAGGCCGGCATCCTGGCCAACGCCGGGCGGGGCGCGCTGATCATCGACATGTCGTCGATCACCCCGCAGACCTCGGTCGACCTCGCGAAGAACGCCGCCGAGAAGGGCATCCGCGTTCTGGACGCCCCCGTCTCCGGCGGCGAGGCCGGCGCGATCGAGGCCGTCCTGTCGATCATGGTGGGTGGCGAGCAGGCCGACTTCGACGAGGCGCTGCCGATCCTTCAGGCCCTCGGCAAGACCATCGTCCTGTGCGGCCCGCACGGCTCCGGCCAGACGGTGAAGGCCGCCAACCAGCTCATCGTCGCGGTCAACATCCAGGCCTGCGCCGAGGCGGTCGTCTTCCTGGAGAAGTCGGGCGTGAACCTGACGGCCGCCCTGGACGTCCTGAACGGCGGCCTGGCCGGCTCCACGGTCCTGACCCGCAAGAAGGACAACTTCCTGAACCGCGACTTCAAGCCCGGCTTCCGGATCGACCTGCACCACAAGGACATGGGCATCGTCACCGACGCCGCCCGCAACGTGGGCGCGGCCCTTCCGGTCGGCGCGGTCGTCGCCCAGCTGGTCGCCTCGCTGCGCGCCCAGGGCGACGGCGGTCTGGACCACTCCGCCCTGCTGCGCGCCGTCGAGCGCCTCTCGGGCTCGCAGGTCTGA